One segment of Gadus chalcogrammus isolate NIFS_2021 chromosome 8, NIFS_Gcha_1.0, whole genome shotgun sequence DNA contains the following:
- the LOC130387183 gene encoding tripartite motif-containing protein 16-like, whose amino-acid sequence MNYIFEGRCGNKWNWVFTACNKIIQSRANPEPVRKPRTNPVIQMARLKSLAERDVYCCSICLDQLREPVTIPCGHSYCLGCIRDYWSHDRRFFSCPQCRKIFTLRPALEKNTVLAELIENTEAAANRQPDPDPDPDPDPDSDPCSAGPGEVGCDICTLVKMTAIKTCLVCMVSYCEEHVLSHYQVAGLKRHKLVEPTTELQDNICPRHDEVMRIYCRRDRVSICNLCAVDEHRGHETITAEAERLERQKDLIGHQRVVQARIQKVEEDVVVLQEEIDSINHSANVALRDIDELFAEMIRPLESQRADIKEKIRTKEKVAVSRLHDLLRNLEQENSVMRRSIDDLDALFQSHSDIHFLKECPQDLFLKKYTGLPSRGPDPMQYLKNVTLALAKMRNKLKVFVKDEAPPVSRAVAEVDVLPSQQAEPKSRSDFLQYSCELSFDPKTKTKFLTLSEDDRKVMSEGNKKVKFVGTRAVRPKKNRAGKQSPLVWAVEQCLSKESLTGRQYWEVSWTTRYVSIAMGYKDSLWNDQGADDKSWALIVCPTAVEFKHNDVITLLPGPHPSRVGVYLDYRAGTLRFYCSDTMTLLHKVQTIFTQPLFAGVTLDAQSGATAEFCYPRLA is encoded by the coding sequence ATGAACTACATTTTTGAGGGGCGGTGCGGCAACAAATGGAACTGGGTGTTTACCGCATGCAATAAAATAATTCAGTCGAGAGCAAACCCTGAACCTGTCAGGAAGCCCCGGACGAATCCAGTCATCCAAATGGCGAGACTCAAATCCCTAGCGGAGCGTGACGTCTACTgctgttccatctgtctggatcaGCTGCGCGAGCCGGTGACCATACCCTGTGGACACAGCTACTGCCTGGGCTGCATCAGAGACTATTGGAGCCACGACAGGAGGTTCTTCAGCTGTCCCCAGTGCAGGAAGATCTTCACGTTGAGACCGGCTCTGGAGAAGAACACCGTTCTAGCGGAGCTCATTGAAAACACGGAGGCAGCAGCCAACAGAcagcctgaccctgaccctgacccggACCCTGACCCGGACTCTGACCCCTGCTCTGCTGGACCCGGAGAAGTGGGCTGTGACATCTGCACCCTGGTGAAGATGACGGCCATCAAGACCTGTCTGGTTTGCATGGTGTCCTACTGTGAGGAGCACGTCCTGAGTCACTATCAAGTGGCCGGGCTGAAGAGACACAAGCTGGTGGAACCGACAACCGAACTCCAGGACAACATCTGCCCCCGTCACGACGAGGTCATGAGGATCTACTGCCGCCGAGACCGGGTCAGTATCTGTAACCTGTGTGCTGTGGACGAGCACCGAGGCCATGAGACGATCACAGCCGAGGCCGAGAGACTCGAGAGGCAGAAGGATCTCATCGGGCACCAGAGAGTCGTGCAGGCAAGGATCCAGAAGGTGGAGGAAGATGTTGTGGTTCTTCAGGAGGAGATTGACTCTATCAATCACTCTGCTAACGTAGCATTGAGAGATATTGACGAGCTCTTTGCTGAGATGATCCGTCCCCTTGAGAGCCAGAGGGCCGACATTAAAGAGAAGATCAGGACCAAGGAGAAGGTGGCGGTGAGCCGGCTCCACGACCTGCTGCGTAACCTGGAGCAGGAGAACTCCGTGATGAGGAGGAGCATCGATGACCTGGATGCTCTCTTCCAGAGCCACAGTGACATTCACTTCCTGAAAGAATGCCCTCAGGACTTGTTTCTCAAGAAGTACACAGGCCTGCCCTCGAGAGGCCCTGATCCCATGCAGTACTTGAAGAACGTGACCTTAGCTTTGGCCAAGATGAGGAATAAACTAAAGGTGTTTGTAAAAGACGAAGCCCCTCCTGTTTCACGAGCCGTGGCCGAAGTGGACGTCCTGCCTTCACAGCAGGCTGAGCCCAAGTCCAGGAGTGACTTCTTACAATACTCATGTGAACTGAGCTTCGACCCAAAGACAAAAACCAAATTCCTGACTCTGTCCGAGGATGACCGAAAGGTGATGTCTGAGGGGAACAAAAAGGTCAAGTTTGTGGGTACCAGAGCGGTGAGGCCGAAGAAGAACCGAGCAGGAAAGCAAAGCCCGCTGGTCTGGGCGGTGGAGCAGTGTCTGAGTAAAGAGTCTCTGACTGGGAGGCAATACTGGGAGGTCAGCTGGACCACGCGCTACGTCTCCATCGCCATGGGTTACAAGGACAGCTTGTGGAATGACCAGGGCGCCGACGACAAGTCCTGGGCTCTGATCGTCTGCCCCACCGCCGTTGAATTCAAACACAACGACGTCATCACCCTGCTCCCCGGCCCGCACCCCTCCAGGGTGGGGGTGTACCTGGACTACAGGGCGGGCACCCTGCGGTTCTACTGCTCCGATACCATGACCCTGCTGCACAAAGTGCAGACCATCTTCACCCAGCCGCTGTTCGCTGGCGTCACACTGGACGCTCAGAGCGGGGCGACGGCAGAGTTCTGCTATCCTCGCTTAGCTTAG